In Magnolia sinica isolate HGM2019 chromosome 12, MsV1, whole genome shotgun sequence, a single genomic region encodes these proteins:
- the LOC131220207 gene encoding uncharacterized protein LOC131220207, whose amino-acid sequence MAPRKRKEAETPKETAAAPASPRRTRSSSARVPAPAAAAPVHKRPSKKSKPSKAEDGSKESSKPAAVADVPDAVGSKTIIVEACKQCTQFKKALLVKEGLENGVPGVIVKINPENPRRGCFEIREENGKTFFSLLAMPRSFEKMRALDMDKVIADIIKNIA is encoded by the coding sequence ATGGCGccgaggaaaagaaaggaagctGAAACTCCGAAGGAGACGGCAGCAGCTCCGGCCTCTCCGAGGAGGACCCGAAGCTCCTCCGCCCGAGtaccagcaccagcagcagcagcgcccGTGCATAAGCGCCCGAGTAAAAAATCCAAGCCCTCCAAAGCCGAGGATGGGTCAAAAGAATCATCGAAACCTGCTGCTGTTGCTGACGTGCCCGATGCTGTAGGGTCCAAGACCATCATAGTCGAAGCCTGCAAACAATGCACTCAATTCAAGAAGGCCTTGCTAGTGAAGGAGGGTTTGGAAAATGGTGTCCCTGGAGTCATTGTGAAAATCAACCCAGAGAATCCAAGGAGAGGATGCTTCGAGATACGCGAGGAAAATGGCAAaacctttttctctcttttggcAATGCCACGGTCTTTTGAAAAGATGAGAGCACTTGACATGGACAAAGTTATTGCTGATATCATCAAGAATATTGCTTGA